The following proteins are co-located in the Flavobacteriales bacterium genome:
- a CDS encoding lytic transglycosylase domain-containing protein, giving the protein MIYKLLIIFTFSIFSLFLLTNCEEKQAQEELPKIQENRLETEKKHNAPPHYEYRINAPKTPKDIHFCNEPVPVNQAFIYEKLDRELLVNMYWQSQTFLFIKRAQKWFPIIEPILKEHHIPDDFKYLALIESGLMNVTSPSGAKGFWQFMPSTAKGLNLEVNAYVDERYHVEKATIAACEYLNKAYQKFGSWTLAAASYNMGKAGLSNRLTQQKVKSYYDLLLNQETGRYVYRILAVKTILSNPIQYGFSLDQEDYYTLPDYQTITIDSSITNLVLFSKSFDMTYMELKALNPWLRDTNLPNKNGKTYAIKVLK; this is encoded by the coding sequence ATGATTTATAAACTACTAATTATCTTTACTTTTTCAATCTTTAGCTTATTTCTCCTAACTAACTGTGAAGAAAAACAAGCGCAAGAAGAGTTACCAAAAATTCAAGAAAACAGATTAGAGACTGAAAAGAAACATAATGCTCCCCCCCATTATGAATATCGAATAAATGCCCCAAAAACTCCTAAGGACATTCATTTTTGTAATGAACCTGTACCTGTGAATCAAGCCTTTATTTATGAAAAGCTAGACCGAGAATTACTCGTCAATATGTATTGGCAATCTCAAACATTTTTATTTATCAAACGTGCTCAAAAATGGTTTCCTATTATTGAACCCATCCTAAAGGAACATCATATTCCAGATGACTTTAAATACCTCGCTTTAATCGAAAGTGGGCTAATGAATGTAACCTCTCCTTCTGGAGCAAAAGGTTTTTGGCAATTTATGCCCTCAACTGCTAAAGGGTTAAATCTTGAAGTAAATGCCTATGTAGATGAGCGATATCATGTAGAAAAAGCAACTATTGCAGCTTGTGAATACCTAAACAAAGCTTACCAAAAGTTTGGAAGTTGGACATTAGCTGCTGCTTCATACAACATGGGAAAAGCGGGATTAAGCAACCGATTAACCCAACAAAAAGTTAAAAGCTATTATGACCTACTTCTAAACCAAGAAACAGGAAGATATGTTTATCGAATTCTAGCAGTAAAAACAATTCTTTCAAACCCTATTCAATATGGATTTTCTCTAGATCAAGAAGATTATTATACTTTACCTGATTATCAAACCATAACGATAGACAGTTCAATAACTAACCTTGTTTTGTTCTCTAAGTCGTTTGATATGACCTATATGGAGTTAAAAGCTTTGAATCCTTGGCTTAGAGACACCAACCTACCCAACAAGAATGGAAAAACTTATGCTATTAAAGTTTTAAAATAA
- the uvrA gene encoding excinuclease ABC subunit UvrA — translation MDNKFVVEEGNIEVVGARAHNLKNISIAIPRNQLVVITGLSGSGKSSLAFDTIFAEGQRRYMETFSAYARQFMGNLSRPDVDKITGLSPVISIEQKTVSKSPRSTVGTITEIYGFLRLLYARASTATSPTTGEEMIKYSEKEIQELINQKYLNEKIVVLAPLVKARKGHYRELFERLNKQGFLKVRANGAIQEITPGLKLDRYKTHDIEVIIDRIKVEKKANKRLNKAIEEALKKGKGELIIVHHDTNKEQHFSRFLMCPTSGFSLPEAEPNIFSFNSPHGACTKCNGIGEVTEIALDKIIPDEKLSVKKGGIAPLGKYRANHLFKQVEIILKNAGATLDTPIHKIPEKVLNTLLYGSDEIIKFLGDNGVNEIVSNFEGIINFVSRHKDETSSKQILRWAESFTNKTKCSTCNGSRLKESALLYKIDGKAIHELTQMDLSELAIWVKELPQKLTRQQNIIAKDIIKEINDRVGFLLEVGLDYLSLNLSAKTLSGGEAQRIRLATQIGSELTGVLYILDEPSIGLHQRDNTRLIQSLKNLRDGGNSVIVVEHDKEIMLESDYLIDIGPAAGVNGGHIVSQGKPDELKNEQSITSQYVSGTKGIAVPKKRRKGNGNSIEIKGATGHNLKNVTVKFPLEKFICVTGVSGSGKSSLVNGTLYPILSQHFYKSIKNPLPYKKVNGLEHIDKVIEIDQSPIGRTPRSNPATYTNVFGDIRALYANLPESKIRGYKPGRFSFNVKGGRCEECKGSGVKTIEMNFLPDVLVECDTCFGKRYNRETLEVRYKGKSINDVLELPISEAVEFFENIPAIHQKLTTLDAVGLGYIKLGQPSTTLSGGEAQRIKLATELSKKDTGKTFYILDEPSTGLHFQDIQLLLNVLNKLVDNGNTVLVIEHNLDIIKVADHIIDVGMEGGKNGGEILAVGTPEQLVKKEVGYTSKYLKEEL, via the coding sequence ATGGATAATAAATTTGTTGTAGAAGAAGGAAACATTGAGGTCGTTGGAGCCAGAGCACACAACTTAAAAAACATTTCGATAGCTATTCCTAGGAATCAACTCGTTGTCATCACTGGGCTAAGTGGAAGCGGAAAATCTTCATTAGCTTTTGATACGATCTTTGCAGAAGGACAAAGAAGATATATGGAGACATTCTCTGCTTATGCTAGACAATTCATGGGGAATCTTAGCCGACCGGATGTAGATAAAATAACTGGTCTAAGCCCTGTAATTTCTATCGAACAAAAAACCGTTAGTAAAAGCCCTCGTTCTACGGTGGGGACCATTACAGAAATCTATGGTTTTTTAAGGTTACTTTATGCTAGAGCATCTACAGCAACTTCTCCAACAACAGGCGAGGAAATGATCAAATATTCTGAAAAAGAAATTCAGGAGTTGATCAACCAAAAATACCTAAACGAAAAAATAGTTGTACTAGCTCCTTTGGTTAAAGCAAGAAAGGGACATTATAGAGAACTATTTGAACGTTTAAATAAACAAGGTTTTTTAAAAGTAAGAGCCAATGGAGCAATTCAAGAGATTACTCCAGGCCTTAAACTTGATCGATACAAGACACATGATATTGAAGTGATCATAGATCGAATTAAGGTAGAAAAAAAGGCCAACAAAAGGTTAAACAAAGCTATAGAAGAAGCTTTAAAAAAGGGAAAAGGTGAATTAATCATTGTACATCACGACACCAATAAAGAGCAGCATTTTAGTCGCTTTTTGATGTGCCCCACTTCTGGTTTTTCATTACCTGAAGCTGAGCCCAATATTTTCTCTTTTAATTCACCTCATGGAGCTTGTACAAAATGTAACGGTATAGGAGAGGTTACTGAAATTGCTTTGGATAAAATTATTCCAGATGAAAAACTTTCTGTAAAAAAGGGTGGAATTGCTCCACTTGGAAAATACAGAGCCAATCATCTTTTTAAACAAGTTGAAATTATTCTTAAAAATGCTGGAGCAACTTTAGATACTCCAATTCATAAAATTCCAGAAAAAGTATTGAACACTCTTCTATATGGAAGTGATGAAATTATTAAATTCTTAGGAGATAATGGGGTCAATGAAATCGTTTCTAATTTTGAGGGGATTATCAATTTCGTTTCTAGACACAAAGACGAAACTTCTTCCAAACAAATACTGAGATGGGCCGAAAGCTTTACGAATAAAACAAAATGCAGTACTTGTAATGGAAGTCGATTGAAAGAAAGTGCCCTACTATATAAAATTGATGGAAAAGCAATCCATGAATTAACCCAAATGGACCTATCTGAATTAGCAATTTGGGTCAAAGAACTCCCCCAAAAGTTAACGAGACAACAGAACATCATTGCTAAAGATATCATTAAAGAAATTAATGATCGAGTTGGCTTTCTTTTAGAAGTAGGATTAGACTACTTATCACTCAACCTAAGTGCTAAAACCCTTTCTGGAGGGGAAGCACAACGTATTCGCCTTGCGACTCAAATAGGCTCTGAGTTAACAGGTGTTTTATACATTCTGGATGAACCATCAATTGGCCTTCACCAAAGAGACAACACAAGGCTGATTCAATCCCTTAAAAATTTAAGAGATGGTGGGAACTCTGTGATTGTTGTTGAACATGATAAAGAAATCATGTTAGAGTCAGATTATTTAATTGACATCGGCCCTGCAGCAGGTGTTAATGGAGGTCATATTGTCTCACAGGGGAAACCTGATGAGTTAAAAAACGAGCAATCAATTACCAGTCAATATGTTTCTGGAACCAAAGGTATAGCCGTTCCTAAAAAAAGAAGAAAAGGCAACGGCAACAGTATTGAAATAAAAGGAGCTACTGGACATAATTTAAAAAACGTAACCGTTAAATTTCCGCTTGAAAAGTTTATTTGCGTTACAGGGGTTTCTGGTAGTGGAAAATCATCATTAGTTAACGGGACCCTCTACCCTATTTTAAGTCAACACTTTTATAAATCTATTAAAAATCCACTTCCTTATAAAAAAGTAAATGGTTTAGAACATATCGATAAAGTCATAGAAATAGATCAATCTCCAATAGGAAGAACCCCACGTTCTAATCCAGCTACATATACCAATGTATTTGGTGATATTAGAGCCCTCTATGCCAATTTACCAGAATCTAAAATCAGAGGATATAAACCAGGAAGGTTTTCTTTTAATGTAAAAGGTGGTCGCTGTGAAGAATGTAAAGGTTCTGGAGTCAAAACAATTGAAATGAACTTTCTACCAGATGTTCTTGTAGAATGCGACACTTGCTTTGGAAAAAGATACAATCGAGAGACGTTAGAAGTAAGATACAAAGGAAAATCAATTAATGATGTTTTAGAACTTCCCATTAGCGAAGCGGTTGAGTTTTTTGAAAACATTCCAGCTATTCATCAAAAATTGACTACTTTAGACGCCGTTGGTCTAGGTTATATTAAATTAGGGCAACCTTCTACGACTTTATCAGGAGGGGAAGCTCAGCGTATAAAACTGGCTACAGAATTATCAAAGAAAGACACAGGAAAAACATTTTATATTTTGGATGAACCCTCTACAGGGTTACATTTCCAAGATATACAACTGTTATTGAATGTTTTAAATAAATTGGTAGATAATGGAAATACTGTACTAGTAATTGAACACAACCTAGACATCATAAAAGTTGCAGACCATATTATTGATGTGGGAATGGAAGGTGGAAAAAATGGAGGTGAGATACTTGCTGTCGGAACTCCTGAACAACTGGTAAAAAAGGAAGTGGGATACACTTCAAAATATTTAAAAGAAGAATTATAA
- a CDS encoding TIGR00730 family Rossman fold protein, whose translation MENNEKRDRVKEAFKQKTWNEIRTNDSWAVFKIMSEFVEGYERLGKIGPCVSIFGSARTKPGTRYYELAEEIAYQLTLNDYGVITGGGPGIMEAGNKGAKKGKGISVGLNIDLPFEQEGNPYIDHDKLINFDYFFVRKVMFVKYAQGFIVLPGGFGTLDELFEAITLIQTTKTGKFPIILVGKDFWSGLLKWVKEVLLDQEKNISPEDIDLMVLVDTAEEAVDEINKFYKKHMLTPNF comes from the coding sequence ATGGAAAATAACGAAAAAAGAGATAGAGTAAAAGAAGCATTTAAGCAAAAGACATGGAATGAAATTAGAACCAATGATAGTTGGGCGGTTTTTAAAATCATGTCTGAATTTGTAGAGGGATATGAAAGATTAGGAAAGATAGGACCATGTGTTTCTATTTTTGGATCTGCAAGAACTAAACCAGGTACAAGATACTATGAACTAGCTGAAGAAATCGCCTACCAATTAACGCTTAATGACTATGGAGTAATTACTGGTGGAGGACCAGGTATCATGGAAGCTGGAAATAAAGGTGCTAAAAAAGGAAAAGGAATTTCAGTTGGACTGAACATTGACTTACCTTTTGAACAAGAAGGAAATCCATATATTGACCACGACAAATTAATTAACTTTGATTATTTCTTTGTCAGAAAAGTAATGTTTGTGAAATACGCTCAGGGATTCATCGTATTACCTGGAGGTTTTGGAACATTAGACGAACTATTTGAAGCCATCACATTAATTCAAACGACCAAAACTGGTAAATTCCCAATTATTCTTGTTGGAAAAGATTTCTGGAGTGGCCTTTTAAAATGGGTAAAAGAAGTGTTATTAGATCAAGAGAAAAACATTAGTCCTGAAGACATAGACTTAATGGTACTTGTAGATACTGCTGAAGAAGCTGTTGATGAAATTAATAAATTCTACAAAAAACACATGTTAACGCCTAACTTCTAG